In Micropterus dolomieu isolate WLL.071019.BEF.003 ecotype Adirondacks linkage group LG09, ASM2129224v1, whole genome shotgun sequence, the DNA window GAAAAAAGTGTCTCTTTTTTGGTGCCTGGGCAATCTGGAAGCAAtctatttcttttctcttttcctcacaTTCACAGTGCAGCCACCTTCTGTCTCAAGGCAACGCTGTCACAGGAACATTCGCTCAGGCCGTTGCTATCTgatgaaagaggaggagagacagagagagaaagagagagaggggcagggGTGTGCAGTTGTAATCAAAGCACAATATTACAAACAAAGGAAAGCAACGGAGCTGACAGATGACAGCCCCGTCAGAAGACTGAAAAAATGAAGCTAGTTAAACAGCTCTGATCAGGTCAGGAAAGCAAAAAGTGCTGCCAAAATGACGAGCAAATGACAACAGCAGCCAAGAATAATTTGAGTCATTTTATAATAGCACAACCGCGTCTCTTAGTCCTCTCATTTCATTTACTTTTGACTACTTTGTATTTGTACTTAACTAAAAATATTTGTCAAAGAGAAATGCCTTGACTGCTTTTGCTtctcaaaaaatattttgtatgaaAATACAGTTCACCAAATAATTCACAGACAGGAAGCTGATCTATACGAGCTAGATTTACTAAGGGAGAGAAAAACCTGTTATGTGCTGCACCACATAATgacctggggtctcatttataaaactgtgagTAGAAACatcactaaaagtgtacgtgcgcccaaaagccaaaaaaggCGTACGCCAAAAGATATTCAGACTTATAGAACCGTGCGTacgcacacttgtaagcaagttcccttaataaatcacaatcaacttgaaatgtggcgcatgtgagggagcGCCATCtccgacccttcaaacgccATAGTTGcttataaatggtcagtgaaacgcccctcattaatattaatacgtcctgactgcaggaagaaaaggtgGAAAATTCTGAGagagaagctacaaaacgagatttaactcagtgtggcactgacgttccttttggtgaagctgaagttgtttggtgggtaaaaaacgcactttcatgCAACGCATGTGCACTGGAGGAAAGGGGGCGCCGGAGCTCCatccctttataaccgatctgcaggaaggggcattcctcttgagtagtgacgtcattgaccggagggggacacacacacggaagacgggatgacccagctactaatttggattccctcgtttgaaaagagagtaaaccaaattcATTCCGCTTACTTAGGCTACACAAATACTTCACTCACTTAACGAGGCTGGCGAtgaattaaaagaaatagcctgtgacttgttgtaaatgacaataaaatagtgttatttttttttacaagcagcgcatcacatccagaCACTGCGCACAGTGTTTGGCTCGATAAGGAAACAAACATGTGATATGAAACTATGCTCTGGTATttgaaaacagcatcaatttaaatataatttgtcctcctgttcaccttatttatgagaataaataaggcctattaattaatatgattcctgattaaactgtccaacatatttgaggtgttcttttgcagaaagaGATATCtccatttgtgtttattatcctcagtcatggttgtttttgtgtgctgcaaatgatcttacattatgtttttttattgcgcacttcatggaaaatcaatcaaacgagtgtctgattatttagaaaggctttaagcctatactactcagaggtaatattttgacatattttacacaatagtaggcctgttcatttcaaacagtttcatccttcagCCAcgtgagtcgccgtttctcatttctcctctttatgtgcgtaaacatggttcagagtttacttacggGACGCACATTTTCCAcatttaagtttgttttttatagatcacaacctatgcttgggaagtggcccagccctgttttgtacgtacgcactgtttataaatgagacccctgacATCGGTAAACAGTGCTCGCTAGGAGAGGGCAATATGGATTCAAAATAGACCTACCTGACAAATAAAAGCACTTCATCACATGGATGCAAAAAAAGACCTGCTCACTGATTAGCAACATCCAGGCTATTATGTCCTAATACACACAGAGTCTTTCACAATATATATTGTCGTATAACCCAccctcaataataataataaattgattaATAATACAAGAGAGAATACCACATTAAAACTTTCCTGTTACACTGTTTGACTTACTTGGACTGGTATGAGTAAGCAGGAACATGGTCGGCAGCACTGTCCACCTGGATCTGTTGCTGCTGGCCAGCCACCTCCTGTGACGAGGGAGCCACTGTCTGGGGGGAGGCGTCCGTCACCACTCCCTGAGGACACACACGGGAGAAAATGTGTCAGCTCCGAACTTTAACAAGCATCTCTCTGCAATACTTGGCACTTCCTGCTGAAAACGATGTGGCTGAACGGAGTAAAATTCTGCTTCTACAACTTCTGTACATTCGTCTTTACCATTGCATGTCCTTTTGTCCTGGAAGAGGGAACTGTGCCCTGCTGCTGCtatatgttttatgtgttttcttACCCAAATCAAGGGTCTAACTATAGAGGATGTTGTATGCTGTACCGATTTAAAACCCTTCTCAGACAAACTTGggcttaatttaaaaaaaataatatataattttttaataattacaataatatatatataaaatctgaCATAACtgcatacaaaataaaacttaattcTCTTAATTATTTGCTTCTCAGATTGACAGGTCCATCCCTCTGAACTAATGCTGTGGTAGACAAGCATCTCTTACGCCCACAGAACTTCATttgaaatataacattttagaGTAAAGGTGCAGTTATAAAGAAATTGCTGTTTTGAATTTTGACATTAACTTAAGTGTGATACAGCTTCAGTAAATCGctgtaagaaaaatataaagaatattTGTCTTTTATAACAATAAAGCTACTGAAGaggaaaactgaaaataaaatgtacaaaaaagaaTACAGAAGTAACATCCCCCTACTGACATTATATAGGGATTAGTGTATAGGAATAAATTATTTACGACTAATATACAAATCTTCAGTACAAAATGTGCTAAACTGCTTGCAGATTTACATTATGtttgaggtaaaaaaaaaatctttaaagaTGGCCATGTGCACTGCATTCATCACAACAACCTCTTAGCCTTTTTATGTGTCTAGCATTACTGATAGCCCCCATCACTGAGTCATCTCAATCACCTTTAACAAGCTCTCAAGGATACTGCGTCCTGTCCATACATCAGCCCTCCAGACACTGGCTGATACAGTGATATACACCCCGCTGCTGACGTTGGCATCAAGAGGACGGTTGTGAGGATGAAACAGGTGCCAGGGGCTACACTACAACTACATCTCTCTACTCCGTCCCAATCCTTCATGAGGAACTTTCTGGGGGAGGGGGAGCTTGGGAGGGGTGATATAAGAGGAGGAACGACTAATGGGTCTGTCAGGGGAAACTGTCATTGTCTGTGGCTGGTGGGCTAACCAGAGCTCCGTGGCTGacggatgtgtgtgtgttccagctACCTAGCAGCGCGGACCGGCtgtaggggggtggggggagagagagacagcacaACCAGCACTGTGTCTCACTTCAGCTCCTGTCACCTGATACACGACTGATAGTCCATCTGAATACGTCCGCACTGTCAGCCGCCAGACAGTCGGCCCGCTCTCTTCGCCGGCCTGCTGGCCTGCCTGCCTGGGCCCCACCCACCCGCCCGCCAGCTTTCCACGTTCATCATTTCTCAGGCTGGATTGCCCGAACCTGCCAGGAACTCAGACAGCCGCCCAAGAAGTGACAAAGTCTGCACTGCACTTCAAATGTCTTTCCCAAATACTATAAAACTTCTGACTCATCTTGCTTTGCTTGCAGTTTGCTTGCAGTCATCCTTGTTATTTGCTGGTGGTGCAAGGCTATTTGTTTAGAGAGAATACGAGCAATTTACGGCCTATTTCAAATGCAATCGGTCTATTTaatgactgttttgatctgttgATGCGGTGTGCAGGTTTAGAAATGGCAAAGAGAGCGCTTGAGGGTGTAAGTGAGTAGGCTGTCAGGAGTACTGATGTCCTCCTTTGGgtaaacttttctttaaatttcTTTTATTAGTAAGCAAGAGTGCATGCATGCGGGTCTTACTTCGACAGGGACGGCTGTTGGAGGCACAGGAGTGTACTGGGGAATGTAGGTCCCTTGCATAGGCGCCGCGGCGGCTGCAGCAGTCAtgtactgaaacacaaacaaaagacacacacacatcaaaatctTTGCACTTTAAGATCGCTGCTACACACatcacaatacacacacacacacatacatttgtgACATAATATACCAAATGCCCAATCCAAAATGGAAACTACAATTATTGCACAAAACTACAATTATTCCCGAAACCATTGGGGATGGGAGCCTGCTGTGCCCTGGACATCCTTTGGAGGGTGCTAAAAGAATATGTGTGCTCTCTCAACAGAGCAGAGCTGAGCAGAGCAGAAGGCAGTATGTGAGGTAGACAgtagaggagaaggaggaggtagAGATGTCCTGCTGCTCCAACAAAACTTCACAGGCAGACAAATGCACCAGGCCACAGCTGAGAAGaagataaaaaataacaaaagaaagaggaaggcagagtgagagaggaaagagaaagcaGGAGGTCTGTTGCCTGTGGCCTATATTCCTTTAGTCATGCCTGCCCTCTTTTAACTGGGTGCTAGCTCGCTCCATGATGGCTATTTTACAGACCTGACACAAGTTCGGTTACATGACAGCCACAGGGCTTTCACATGCAATATGAATGAGGAAACAGCACTTTGTGTGAGGCTTTCTCTGGGACTTGCTGTGAatggatgttgtgtgtgtgtgtgtgtgtgtgtgtgtgtgtgtgtgtgtgtggagggggagTGTAAAGCCTGATTTGCCGTTGTGTGCGCTTCTTTTTTAATTAGCGCATGCCTATGCATAAAAGATGACTTATCACTATTTGTCTGCCCAACTGTGCAGATGTATGCATTCTcctgtgtgtagctgtgtggaACACATATACACGTCTGTGTGAatgcatgtctctgtgtgtgctcgtgaaagacagacaaagaggcTTGGAACGATAATGCTGCATTATGGCGCCAACGGATGTGATCCCAGATAAAAGCAACCAGGCTGCCTCTCCGCCTCTCCTCGTCTTCCTGCTGCTTTTCTGGACCAAGGAAAAAGGGAAGTACAatccctttctgtctgtcttattTTTTCCTTTGCCTCTCAGTCCGCCCTGCCAGTACTAAAAAGCATGGCAGCAGTATGCAGTAGGAGGCAGTAATGTAGTGGCTGTGCTGGGCTGCGGAGCCTTTCTTGGCCGTGGGCCCGACGGTGCTGGTGAAGTGTCA includes these proteins:
- the LOC123976772 gene encoding RNA-binding motif, single-stranded-interacting protein 3-like — its product is MPPFPCKISKRRSKIICTISFHLTFYLSCLLLHQGAVITPAMDHTMSMQPASMMGPITQQMNHLSLGTTGSYMTAAAAAAPMQGTYIPQYTPVPPTAVPVEGVVTDASPQTVAPSSQEVAGQQQQIQVDSAADHVPAYSYQSK